ATCGTCTAGTGGACTAGGATGACACCCTTTCAAGGTGTAGACAGGGATTCGAATTCCCTTGGGGGCACCAGGCGGGGCCACCGACGGCGACCGCTGCCGGGCTAAATCAGGTTTGGTAAACCCGCACGTTTTCGCGTAAAGCGGCCCAGGAGAACCAGAAATCGTTGCCGTGCACGACCGGGGTCAGGCCGCGACCGCTGAACTCCCCGGCCGTCGCCAGCCCCAGCGAATTCCAGGTGCTCCCGGTCTGATCGTCCACGATCAGGCCGTCCTCGACCAGGAACTGCAGGTCCTGCCCGTTCAGGCGGGGTCGGAATACTCCGGCCGCTCCGACATCGCGGGCCTCGGCGATCGTGCCCGCGCCCAGCGCTGAGGCCGTCCCGGGGGTAAAGAACACGACTATGTCCTCGCCGCCCACCCGGTCGTGCACGACCCGGGATTCGGCAAGGGTCGAAAACGGGTAGGCGACCTGCTCGTCGCCGATTTCAACCACGATCACCCGTTCGGTCGCCGGCAGGCGTTCGTCGATCTCATCGAAGAACAGGAACGGCTTGCGATTGCCGGAATCGTAGCCGACGTAGGGATTGGATCCGTAGCGGCGGACGTGTCCGGTCTCCTCAGTCAGCACCGGACCGTCGGGATAACTCTCGAGGAAGGTGTCGAACGAGGAAATCGCCATTGGCAGGAACGCCAGCCGCCAGCCT
This is a stretch of genomic DNA from Chloroflexota bacterium. It encodes these proteins:
- a CDS encoding DUF3179 domain-containing protein, with the protein product MDPAPGPGADPGGATKAQIQLVPLAEDEQEAVSAWIDDGWQTDFSIKSVHLSEVTQAAAKRDIIPPIDEPKFISAAEVGDNLPGNEPVAVLQVEDQVRAYPLRILTFHEIVNDEVAGVPVASTFCPLCNTAIGFRRQIQGQTLRMGVSANLRASNLLMWDDVTESWWQQSTGEAIVGTYTGWRLAFLPMAISSFDTFLESYPDGPVLTEETGHVRRYGSNPYVGYDSGNRKPFLFFDEIDERLPATERVIVVEIGDEQVAYPFSTLAESRVVHDRVGGEDIVVFFTPGTASALGAGTIAEARDVGAAGVFRPRLNGQDLQFLVEDGLIVDDQTGSTWNSLGLATAGEFSGRGLTPVVHGNDFWFSWAALRENVRVYQT